In one Platichthys flesus chromosome 3, fPlaFle2.1, whole genome shotgun sequence genomic region, the following are encoded:
- the LOC133933671 gene encoding uncharacterized protein LOC133933671, protein MLLFNLTPPVAGAVLPLSVDFNSPVDYLIFIFQILFATAAVLLAGPVVISILCTRALRLQNRFIFMLNTSICDTLVGLSVYYQGLFDVQEGYPSRNGTYHVLPSLLGVNIMTFLFAQFDRYFAVCHSFAYMRFVTRGLIISTNVYCWFHVYVLLLIQNHLPLSKAVQMYVFGIVSLQFIVLTKVAMTIKLYFVARYQLERDPPSAERENNKESLRIIIFVVISFLVLWCPSFVNIVLRLIVGRGLVFRNEATNLFAIMARLNAVCTPAVYLWGSPALREATVRTVWGRVCPRCRRR, encoded by the coding sequence ATGCTCCTCTTCAACCTCACACCCCCCGTGGCAGGAGCGgtgcttcctctctctgtggacTTCAACAGTCCTGTCGATTATCTCATCTTTATCTTTCAGATCTTATTCGCCACGGCCGCGGTTCTTTTAGCAGGGCCGGTGGTCATCAGCATTTTGTGCACCAGAGCGCTGCGGCTGCAGAACCGGTTCATTTTCATGCTGAACACCAGCATCTGTGACACACTAGTGGGGCTGTCAGTGTACTACCAGGGTCTGTTCGATGTGCAGGAGGGCTACCCGTCCAGAAACGGGACTTATCACGTGTTACCTTCTCTGCTCGGGGTGAACATTATGACCTTTTTATTCGCGCAGTTCGATCGATATTTTGCTGTGTGCCACTCCTTTGCTTACATGCGCTTTGTCACTCGGGGTCTGATCATCTCCACGAACGTGTACTGTTGGTTCCACGTCTACGTGCTGTTGCTCATTCAAAATCACCTGCCTCTCTCCAAAGCTGTACAGATGTACGTCTTTGGCATCGTCAGTTTGCAGTTCATCGTGCTCACCAAGGTGGCCATGACCATCAAACTGTACTTTGTAGCCAGGTACCAGCTGGAGAGAGACCCCCccagtgcagagagagaaaacaacaaggaGTCTCTGAGAATCATCATCTTTGTTGTCATTAGCTTCTTGGTGTTGTGGTGCCCCTCCTTTGTTAACATCGTGCTCAGACTGATAGTGGGGCGAGGGCTCGTGTTTAGGAACGAGGCCACCAATCTGTTCGCCATCATGGCCCGTCTGAACGCCGTGTGCACACCGGCCGTGTACCTGTGGGGGAGCCCGGCTCTGAGGGAGGCCACGGTGCGGACGGTGTGGGGCAGAGTGTGTCCTCGGTGCAGGAGGAGGTAA
- the LOC133949349 gene encoding D(1)-like dopamine receptor has product MSNSSLQGLSLALPLTSFGNVLLFLFSVSLASSIIFLNMSVCVSILLNRALRSENRFMYMLSTCFSDICSGVSYYYAGVLDVTDAINSPTRTYLIVPTFLGLSYMAVLAAQADRYHAVASPFQYSRRMTLNKTVVVICAYWLYAFLIVAVSNLVPVGVAQRIVSIGSFVGNIFTVIIMIGLNIRLFIIARFQLEKEPPSVERDIKRSSVYLILVVALFFLMTWLPLFCHVIVCNFSASVCYAFKNDATDPIRVLPRLNAALTPILYICGCSPLRATLLTKVWRPCCRRR; this is encoded by the coding sequence ATGAGTAACAGCAGCCTGCAGGGTCTGTCTCTAGCTCTGCCCCTCACCAGCTTTGGTAATGTGTTGTTatttcttttcagtgtttccttGGCTTCCAGCATCATCTTCctcaacatgtctgtgtgtgtctccatacTGCTGAACAGGGCTCTGCGCAGCGAGAACCGCTTCATGTACATGCTGAGCACCTGCTTCAGTGACATCTGTTCCGGCGTGTCTTATTACTATGCGGGTGTCCTGGATGTGACGGACGCCATCAACTCCCCTACGAGAACATATTTAATTGTGCCCACATTTTTAGGTCTCTCCTACATGGCCGTCTTGGCCGCGCAGGCCGACAGGTACCACGCTGTGGCTTCACCTTTCCAATACTCGCGCCGCATGACGCTCAACAAAACCGTGGTGGTCATCTGTGCGTACTGGCTCTACGCCTTCCTCATCGTGGCTGTGAGTAACCTGGTCCCAGTCGGCGTGGCCCAACGGATCGTGAGCATTGGCTCCTTCGTGGGCAACATCTTCACAGTGATTATAATGATAGGACTGAACATCAGGCTGTTCATCATAGCAAGGttccagctggagaaggagccaCCCTCCGTGGAGAGGGACATCAAGCGCTCCTCGGTGTATCTCATACTGGTGGTGGCTTTGTTCTTTCTGATGACGTGGCTTCCCCTCTTCTGTCATGTTATAGTCTGTAACTtctctgcatctgtgtgttaCGCCTTTAAGAATGATGCCACCGACCCTATACGTGTGTTACCCCGACTGAACGCTGCCCTCACCCCCATCCTGTACATCTGCGGCTGCTCCCCGCTCAGAGCCACGCTGCTCACCAAGGTGTGGAggccctgctgcaggaggaggtga
- the LOC133933592 gene encoding G-protein coupled receptor 15-like gives MLLNTTVPLSVDFNTPEDFLIFIFHIVFATSAVLVAGSVVIGISCTPSLRGQNRFIFMLNTSISDTMTGFSVYYLGLFDVQEGYPSRNGTFYILPSFLGVNVLTFLFAQFDRYFAVCHPFFYNRFISRYFVIGICAFCWIYTYSILTVQSLVSISIAAQMNAFGVMILQIILIVKLLMTVKLYIIARNHLVREVPSAERENKKESLRIIVFVVICFLALWCPSFINIIVRQLTRGGLRFRNEATNLFAILARMNALVTPALYICGSPALRGAVWVTVWRRICPGRRARIGFAIDGVTKK, from the exons ATGCTCCTTAACACCACCGTCCCTCTGTCGGTGGACTTCAACACTCCGGAAgacttcctcatcttcatcttccacaTCGTGTTCGCCACCAGCGCGGTGCTGGTCGCCGGCTCGGTGGTGATCGGGATCTCCTGCACCCCGTCTCTGCGAGGCCAGAACCGCTTCATATTCATGCTGAACACGAGCATCAGTGATACGATGACCGGCTTCTCGGTCTACTACCTCGGCCTCTTCGACGTCCAGGAGGGCTACCCCTCCAGGAACGGCACGTTTTACATCTTGCCCTCATTCCTCGGTGTCAATGTGTTAACCTTCCTGTTCGCTCAGTTTGATCGTTACTTCGCTGTGTGTCATCCATTCTTTTATAACCGCTTCATAAGCAGGTACTTTGTCATTGGCATCTGCGCATTTTGTTGGATTTACACCTACTCCATCCTCACTGTGCAGAGCCTGGTGTCAATTTCAATAGCGGCTCAGATGAACGCATTCGGTGTAATGATTCTGCAAATTATACTTATTGTCAAACTGCTGATGACCGTTAAATTATACATCATCGCGAGGAACCACCTGGTGAGAGAGGTGCCCAGCGCGGAAAGAGAGAACAAAAAGGAGTCGCTGCGCatcattgtgtttgtggtgatttGCTTCTTGGCGTTGTGGTGTCCGTCATTCATCAATATCATTGTCAGACAGTTGACCAGGGGAGGTCTGAGGTTCAGGAACGAGGCCACCAACCTGTTCGCCATCTTGGCTCGAATGAACGCACTGGTCACCCCGGCTCTGTACATCTGTGGCAGCCCGGCGCTGCGGGGGGCCGTGTGGGTTACTGTGTGGCGGAGGATCTGCCCCGGGCGGAGGGCAAG AATTGGTTTTGCTATCGATGGAGTGACAAAGAAATGA
- the LOC133933609 gene encoding D(1)-like dopamine receptor, with protein MSNSSLQGLSLALPLTSFGNVLLLLFSVSLASSIIFLNMSVCVSILLNRALRSENRFMYMLSTCFSDICSGVSYYYVGVLDVKEIINSPTGTYLIVPTFLGLSYMAVLAAQADRYHAVASPFQYSRRMTRNRTVVIICAYWLYAFLIVAVSNLVPVGVAQRIVSIGSFVANIFTVIIMIGLNIRLFIIARFQLEKEPPSVERDIKRSSVYLILVVALFFLMAWLPLFCYVIVCNFSASVCYAFKNDATDPLRVLPRVNAALTPILYICGCSPLRATLLIKVWRPCCRRR; from the coding sequence ATGAGTAACAGCAGCCTGCAGGGTCTGTCTCTAGCTCTGCCCCTCACCAGCTTTGGTAACGTGTTGTTGTTACTTTTCAGTGTTTCCTTGGCTTCCAGCATCATCTTCctcaacatgtctgtgtgtgtctccatacTGCTGAACAGGGCTCTGCGCAGCGAGAACCGCTTCATGTACATGCTGAGCACCTGCTTCAGTGACATCTGTTCCGGCGTGTCTTATTACTATGTGGGGGTCCTGGATGTGAAGGAAATCATCAACTCCCCTACGGGAACATATTTAATTGTGCCCACATTTTTAGGTCTCTCCTACATGGCCGTCTTGGCCGCGCAGGCCGACAGGTACCACGCTGTGGCTTCACCTTTCCAATACTCGCGCCGCATGACGCGTAACAGAACCGTGGTGATCATCTGTGCGTACTGGCTCTACGCCTTCCTCATCGTGGCTGTGAGTAACCTGGTCCCAGTCGGCGTGGCCCAACGGATCGTGAGCATTGGCTCGTTTGTGGCCAACATCTTCACAGTGATTATAATGATAGGACTGAACATCAGGCTGTTCATCATAGCCAGGttccagctggagaaggagccaCCCTCCGTGGAGAGGGACATCAAGCGCTCCTCGGTGTATCTCATACTGGTGGTGGCTTTGTTCTTTCTGATGGCGTGGCTTCCCCTCTTCTGTTATGTTATAGTCTGTAACTtctctgcatctgtgtgttaCGCCTTTAAGAATGATGCCACCGACCCTCTGCGTGTGTTACCCCGAGTGAACGCTGCCCTCACCCCCATCCTGTACATCTGCGGCTGCTCCCCGCTCAGAGCCACGCTGCTCATCAAGGTGTGGAggccctgctgcaggaggaggtga
- the LOC133933601 gene encoding D(1)-like dopamine receptor: MSNSSLQGLSLALPLTSFGNVLLLLFSVSLASSIIFLNMSVCVSILLNRALRSENRFMYMLSTCFSDICTGVSYYYVGVLDVKETINSPMGTYLIVPTFLGLSYMAVLAAQADRYHAVASPFQYSRRMTLNRTVVIICAYWLYAFLIVAVSNLVPVGVAQRITSIGSFVANIFTVIIMIGLNIRLFIIARFQLEKEPPSVERDIKRSSVYLILVVALFFLMTWLPLFCYVIVCNFFGLVCYAFKNEGTDPLRVLPRVNAALTPILYICGCSPLRATLLIKVWRPCCRRR; encoded by the coding sequence ATGAGTAACAGCAGCCTGCAGGGTCTGTCTCTAGCTCTGCCCCTCACCAGCTTTGGTAACGTGTTGTTGTTACTTTTCAGTGTTTCCTTGGCTTCCAGCATCATCTTCctcaacatgtctgtgtgtgtctccatacTGCTGAACAGGGCTCTGCGCAGCGAGAACCGCTTCATGTACATGCTGAGCACCTGCTTCAGTGACATCTGCACCGGCGTGTCTTATTACTATGTGGGGGTCCTGGATGTGAAGGAAACCATCAACTCCCCTATGGGAACATATTTAATTGTGCCCACATTTTTAGGTCTCTCCTACATGGCCGTCTTGGCCGCGCAGGCCGACAGGTACCACGCTGTGGCTTCACCTTTCCAATACTCGCGCCGCATGACGCTCAACAGAACCGTGGTGATCATCTGTGCGTACTGGCTCTACGCCTTCCTCATCGTGGCTGTGAGTAACCTGGTCCCAGTCGGCGTGGCCCAACGGATCACGAGCATTGGCTCGTTTGTGGCCAACATCTTCACAGTGATTATAATGATAGGACTGAACATCAGGCTGTTCATCATAGCCAGGttccagctggagaaggagccaCCCTCCGTGGAGAGGGACATCAAGCGCTCCTCGGTGTATCTCATACTGGTGGTGGCTTTGTTCTTTCTGATGACGTGGCTTCCCCTCTTCTGTTATGTTATAGTCTGTAACTTCTTTGGCTTGGTGTGTTATGCCTTTAAGAATGAGGGCACAGACCCTCTGCGTGTGTTACCCCGAGTGAACGCTGCCCTCACCCCCATCCTGTACATCTGCGGCTGCTCCCCGCTCAGAGCCACGCTGCTCATCAAGGTGTGGAggccctgctgcaggaggaggtga
- the LOC133934405 gene encoding D(1)-like dopamine receptor, which produces MSNSSLQGLSLALPLTSFGNVLLFLFSVSLASSINFLNMSVCVSILLNRALRSENRFMYMLSTCFSDICSGVSYYYVGVLVVKDGINSPSETHLIVPTFLGLSYMAVLAAQADRYHAVASPFQYSRRMTRNRTVVIICAYWFYAFLIVAVSNLVPVGVAQRITSIGSFVANIFTVIIMIGLNIRLFIIARFQLEKEPPSVERDIKLSSVYLILVVALFFLMAWLPVFCQVIVCNFFGLVCYAFKNDATDPLRVLPRLNAALTPILYICGCSPLRATLLTKVWRPCCRRR; this is translated from the coding sequence ATGAGTAACAGCAGCCTGCAGGGTCTGTCTCTAGCTCTGCCCCTCACCAGCTTTGgtaatgtgttgttgtttcttttcagtgtttccttGGCTTCCAGCATCAACTTCctcaacatgtctgtgtgtgtctccatacTGCTGAACAGGGCTCTGCGCAGCGAGAACCGCTTCATGTACATGCTGAGCACCTGCTTCAGTGACATCTGCTCCGGCGTGTCTTATTACTATGTGGGGGTCCTCGTTGTGAAGGATGGCATCAACTCCCCTAGCGAAACACATTTAATCGTGCCCACATTTTTAGGTCTCTCCTACATGGCCGTCTTGGCCGCTCAGGCCGACAGGTACCACGCTGTGGCTTCACCTTTCCAATACTCGCGCCGCATGACGCGTAACAGAACCGTGGTGATCATATGTGCGTACTGGTTCTACGCCTTCCTCATCGTGGCTGTGAGTAACCTGGTCCCAGTCGGCGTGGCCCAACGGATCACGAGCATTGGCTCGTTTGTTGCCAACATCTTCACAGTGATTATAATGATAGGACTGAACATCAGGCTGTTCATCATAGCCAGGttccagctggagaaggagccaCCCTCCGTGGAGAGGGACATCAAGCTCTCCTCTGTGTATCTCATACTGGTGGTGGCTTTGTTCTTTCTGATGGCGTGGCTTCCTGTCTTCTGTCAGGTTATAGTCTGTAACTTCTTTGGCTTGGTGTGTTACGCCTTTAAGAATGATGCCACCGACCCTCTGCGTGTGTTACCCCGACTGAACGCTGCCCTCACCCCCATCCTGTACATCTGCGGCTGCTCCCCGCTAAGAGCCACGCTGCTCACCAAGGTGTGGAggccctgctgcaggaggaggtga